A DNA window from Hydrogenophaga taeniospiralis contains the following coding sequences:
- a CDS encoding phosphomannomutase/phosphoglucomutase: MQVAASIFKAYDIRGVVPASLNEAVAEALGLAFGTQARQQGENTVAVGRDGRLSGPALSAALIRGLVAAGVDVIDIGLATTPMLYFAASTLCRSGIQVTGSHNPKDYNGFKMVLGGRAIYGEDIQALRRMMETDSHRFADDGRVRHVNVLAPYTDRIVGDVKLSRPMKVVVDCGNGIAGASAPALFRALGCEVIELFSEVDGNFPNHHPDPSKPENLQDVIRTLRETDAELGLAFDGDGDRLGIVTKDGNNIYPDRQMILFSQDVLSRVPGGNIVFDVKCSQRLAPAIEAAGGVAHIYKTGHSLIKARMKELDSPLGGEMSGHIFFKERWYGFDDGTYAGARLLEILSRSPDANAVLNALPTSFSTPELNVACAEGEPHAVVEKLVALAHFDAPAKVSTIDGVRVDWPDGFGLIRASNTTPVLVLRFEGHTTEALHRIETAMLGLLLQGKPDAVVGASAH, translated from the coding sequence ATGCAAGTTGCCGCATCCATCTTCAAGGCCTACGACATTCGGGGCGTGGTCCCGGCCTCCCTCAACGAGGCGGTGGCTGAGGCCCTTGGCCTGGCTTTCGGAACCCAGGCCCGCCAGCAGGGCGAAAACACCGTGGCCGTGGGCCGCGATGGCCGCCTGAGCGGCCCGGCCCTGTCGGCCGCCCTGATCCGCGGCCTGGTGGCCGCCGGTGTGGACGTGATCGACATCGGTCTGGCGACCACCCCCATGCTGTATTTCGCGGCCAGCACGCTGTGCAGGAGCGGCATCCAGGTCACGGGCAGCCACAACCCCAAGGATTACAACGGGTTCAAGATGGTGCTGGGCGGGCGCGCCATCTACGGTGAGGACATCCAGGCCCTGCGCCGCATGATGGAGACCGACAGCCACCGCTTCGCCGACGATGGGCGCGTGCGCCATGTGAACGTGCTGGCGCCCTACACCGATCGCATCGTTGGCGACGTGAAGCTCTCGCGGCCGATGAAGGTGGTGGTGGACTGCGGCAACGGCATCGCCGGGGCTTCGGCGCCGGCGCTGTTCCGTGCGCTGGGCTGCGAGGTGATCGAGCTTTTCAGCGAGGTCGACGGCAACTTCCCCAACCACCACCCGGACCCGAGCAAGCCCGAGAACCTGCAGGACGTGATCCGCACCCTGCGCGAGACCGACGCCGAGCTGGGCCTGGCCTTCGATGGCGACGGTGACCGCCTGGGCATCGTCACCAAGGACGGCAACAACATCTACCCCGACCGCCAGATGATCCTGTTTTCGCAGGACGTGCTCTCGCGCGTGCCGGGCGGCAACATCGTCTTCGACGTGAAGTGCTCGCAGCGCCTGGCCCCGGCCATCGAGGCCGCCGGTGGTGTGGCCCACATCTACAAGACCGGCCACTCGCTGATCAAGGCGCGCATGAAAGAGCTGGACAGCCCGCTCGGCGGTGAAATGAGTGGTCACATCTTTTTCAAAGAGCGTTGGTACGGCTTTGACGACGGCACCTACGCCGGCGCGCGCCTGCTGGAAATCCTCAGCCGCAGCCCCGACGCCAACGCCGTGCTCAACGCCTTGCCCACCAGCTTCAGCACGCCCGAGCTCAATGTGGCCTGCGCCGAGGGAGAGCCGCACGCCGTGGTCGAAAAACTCGTGGCGCTCGCGCATTTCGATGCGCCCGCGAAGGTCTCGACCATCGATGGCGTGCGCGTGGACTGGCCGGACGGCTTCGGCCTGATCCGGGCCTCCAACACCACGCCCGTGCTGGTGTTGCGTTTTGAAGGGCACACCACCGAAGCCCTGCACCGCATCGAAACCGCCATGCTGGGCCTGCTGCTGCAGGGCAAGCCGGACGCGGTGGTGGGTGCGAGCGCCCATTGA
- a CDS encoding glycosyltransferase family 2 protein, with protein sequence MIEDQDKKPTLCIGILTLNEERRIAACIDNAGFADQIIVIDSGSTDRTCEIATEKGAEVHRYADWQGFAVQRNRLLEHVRTDYIFFLDADETIPAPLRQEIQQAVETRTEAVWKVFWEQVAFGTPLTRMTKVAGGVRRLFAMTNILRYEGVVHEHAILRNPDTPEQAFKGRLLHHSRETVYGSLLKLAQYAQLGAVRRAQAGKKGGIRRGLASALMNFVRFYFFRKGFLCGGPGFLFCLVVSLECFFRYAILKYDPMSENADVVKR encoded by the coding sequence ATGATTGAAGATCAAGACAAAAAACCGACTCTGTGCATCGGCATCCTGACGCTCAACGAAGAGCGCCGCATCGCCGCGTGCATCGACAACGCGGGCTTTGCCGATCAGATCATCGTGATCGACAGCGGCAGCACCGACCGCACCTGCGAGATCGCCACCGAAAAGGGTGCCGAGGTCCATCGGTACGCCGACTGGCAGGGCTTCGCGGTCCAGCGCAACCGCCTGCTCGAGCACGTGCGCACCGACTACATCTTCTTCCTCGATGCCGATGAGACGATTCCCGCGCCGCTGAGGCAGGAAATCCAGCAAGCGGTCGAAACCCGCACCGAGGCGGTCTGGAAGGTCTTCTGGGAACAGGTGGCCTTTGGCACGCCGCTCACCCGCATGACCAAGGTGGCCGGTGGCGTGAGGCGCCTGTTCGCCATGACGAACATCCTGCGCTACGAGGGCGTGGTGCACGAGCACGCCATCCTGCGCAACCCGGACACGCCCGAGCAGGCCTTCAAGGGCCGGTTGCTGCACCACTCCCGCGAAACCGTCTATGGCAGCCTGCTCAAGCTGGCGCAGTATGCGCAGCTCGGCGCCGTGCGGCGTGCCCAGGCCGGGAAAAAGGGCGGTATCCGGCGCGGCCTGGCGTCGGCCTTGATGAATTTCGTGCGGTTCTATTTCTTTCGCAAAGGGTTTCTCTGCGGTGGACCGGGCTTTCTTTTTTGCCTGGTGGTTTCGCTGGAGTGCTTTTTCCGGTACGCGATACTGAAATACGATCCGATGTCGGAAAACGCCGATGTGGTCAAGCGTTGA
- a CDS encoding glycosyltransferase family 2 protein, producing the protein MVTALLNQVTVVVVTHESAHCLRGLDGLLSQCPHVIVSDNGSADGTPEQAQRLWPHAHVLRHGRNLGFGAANNRALDAVRTPFAFLLNPDCQLTVEGLGELISAAHELSDAAILAPQLVSVTGKPEINYRWPKTRWLSTGPRASGPVCVGFVCGAAMLFRMARFEKVGFFDEQFFLYYEDDDLCLRLFNAHLPMVLLPQVQAVHFSRGSVKGAAPWRSEYVRGYHHAQSKLIFAVKHQSLETALQLRRYLLLTTTLAMPLRLIAFSPKLLARMWGRWRGLMEWKRHD; encoded by the coding sequence GTGGTCACGGCTTTGCTGAACCAGGTCACCGTGGTGGTGGTGACCCATGAGAGCGCGCATTGCCTGCGCGGGCTCGATGGCCTGCTCTCGCAGTGCCCGCACGTGATCGTGTCCGACAACGGCAGCGCCGACGGCACCCCCGAGCAGGCGCAGCGGCTGTGGCCGCACGCCCACGTGCTGCGCCATGGCCGCAATCTGGGCTTTGGCGCGGCCAACAACCGGGCGCTGGACGCGGTGCGGACCCCGTTCGCCTTTTTGCTCAACCCCGATTGCCAGCTCACGGTCGAGGGCCTGGGTGAACTGATCTCGGCCGCGCACGAGTTGAGCGACGCGGCGATCCTGGCGCCGCAGCTGGTGAGCGTCACCGGCAAGCCGGAGATCAACTACCGCTGGCCCAAGACGCGGTGGCTGTCCACGGGCCCGCGTGCCAGTGGGCCGGTCTGCGTGGGGTTCGTCTGTGGCGCGGCCATGCTGTTCCGCATGGCCCGGTTCGAGAAGGTCGGCTTCTTCGACGAACAGTTTTTCCTGTACTACGAGGACGACGACCTTTGCCTGCGGCTGTTCAACGCGCACCTGCCGATGGTGCTGCTGCCGCAGGTGCAGGCCGTGCATTTCTCGCGGGGTTCGGTCAAGGGGGCCGCGCCGTGGCGCAGCGAGTACGTGCGGGGGTACCACCATGCGCAGTCCAAGCTGATCTTCGCGGTGAAGCACCAGTCGCTGGAGACCGCGCTGCAGCTGCGCCGCTATCTGCTGCTGACCACCACGCTGGCGATGCCGTTGCGGCTGATCGCCTTCTCTCCCAAGTTGCTGGCGCGCATGTGGGGCCGGTGGAGGGGTTTGATGGAGTGGAAACGTCATGATTGA